A genomic segment from Chitinophaga flava encodes:
- a CDS encoding Ca2+-dependent phosphoinositide-specific phospholipase C, translating to MHTIINRALATVLLSSAAVAGFAQSSKKTSAQLDALKINQVQVLGTHNSYAKPVDAAVLAYIDPILEKMAKGYFANMSKEQAAAFHEFHPNEMKMSEGLKYNHPPFDVQLDAGVRSLEIDVHYDPTGNRFNDPAAYRELRKKGYENLAPFETKDLDKPGFKVLHMADIDFRTHYTTFKGALTAMKSWSDAHPGHFPIYVMIEAKDKGLPLFPNSAQVLPFDEKAFDELDQEVVSVLGRDKLITPDDVRGKFPTLREAVLARNWPTVKAASGKFIFLLLPSTAGMNLVSDYAKNKPNLEGRIMFMQSLPQDTYAAFFLLDNAIVRQKEIQQYVQQGFLVRTRADIETYEAKVNDHTRADAAFKSGAQIISTDFFRKGNGYGTPYFVNLPGGGEARANPVNK from the coding sequence ATGCATACAATTATTAACAGAGCGTTGGCCACTGTACTGCTCTCCTCTGCAGCCGTGGCTGGTTTTGCCCAATCTTCCAAAAAAACTTCTGCGCAGCTGGATGCGCTTAAAATAAACCAGGTGCAGGTACTCGGTACACACAACAGCTACGCAAAGCCCGTGGACGCTGCAGTGCTGGCTTATATTGATCCTATTCTCGAAAAAATGGCGAAAGGTTACTTCGCAAACATGTCGAAGGAACAGGCGGCAGCTTTCCATGAATTTCATCCGAATGAAATGAAGATGAGTGAAGGGTTAAAGTATAATCATCCTCCGTTTGATGTGCAGCTGGATGCAGGTGTACGCAGTCTGGAGATAGATGTGCATTACGATCCTACCGGCAACCGTTTTAATGATCCCGCAGCCTACCGGGAGTTGCGTAAGAAAGGATATGAAAATCTGGCGCCATTTGAAACCAAAGACCTGGACAAGCCCGGCTTTAAAGTGTTGCACATGGCCGATATTGATTTCCGTACCCATTACACCACCTTCAAAGGTGCGTTAACAGCGATGAAGTCCTGGTCTGATGCACATCCTGGTCATTTTCCTATTTACGTGATGATAGAAGCGAAAGACAAAGGTCTTCCACTTTTCCCCAATTCCGCACAGGTATTACCCTTCGATGAAAAAGCCTTTGATGAGCTGGACCAGGAAGTAGTGAGTGTGCTGGGCCGTGATAAGCTGATTACGCCAGATGATGTACGGGGGAAATTCCCTACGCTGCGTGAAGCAGTACTGGCCCGCAACTGGCCTACGGTAAAAGCTGCCAGCGGTAAATTCATTTTCCTGTTGCTGCCTTCTACAGCCGGTATGAACCTGGTTTCTGACTATGCTAAAAACAAACCTAATCTGGAAGGTCGTATCATGTTTATGCAGTCACTTCCACAGGATACTTATGCAGCCTTCTTCCTGCTGGACAATGCTATTGTTCGCCAGAAAGAAATACAGCAGTATGTACAACAAGGTTTTCTGGTGAGAACACGCGCGGATATTGAAACGTATGAAGCGAAAGTAAATGATCATACCAGGGCTGACGCAGCTTTTAAAAGCGGCGCCCAGATTATTTCAACGGATTTTTTCCGTAAAGGAAACGGATATGGTACACCTTATTTTGTGAACCTGCCAGGTGGAGGAGAGGCGAGAGCTAATCCGGTAAATAAGTAA
- a CDS encoding pre-peptidase C-terminal domain-containing protein — MKKALFILLGVLLTSPLLKAQVSKGGKPYSFTAKLAQQDVNVKTISALPVQKLQLEDDQNLKQGLPLRIGVIAPVSYSLNNSGTWTNLPGGDRLWRLKIQVQGAVATSLYYKDFLLPEGASLYIYNGDNTQLIGSYTSANNEGTGVFATEILRGNTCVLEYYEPKAAKGKGHFTITGVNNIYSNKIPESRTTSIDKTVGASGTCEVNVNCPEGANWQNQKRAVAKILLKLGTSAYLCSGSLVNNARKDCKPYFLTANHCGSNASATDFSQWIFYFNYESPTCANPASEPASNTITGCVQRARAGESGSVEGSDFQLLEFTQAIPTSYNVYYAGWNAGAAASPSGVGIHHPAGDIKKISTYSAPATGANYGGGGTAPYTHWQANWVQTVTSWGVTEGGSSGSPLFNNLGQIVGQLSGGPSSCTVANSSKYDYYGQVYRSWTYGTDALHQLKPWLDPDNTGVLSLNGTNYPCGDTTVPTTCTDVYEPNNSLATAASIPTGTDIRATIATATDTDYFKVQLSDTSKLNVVLDNLLADFDLRLLSASGAQLGISQNTGTTAESITYNGPAGTYYLQVYGKNGAHADSICYRLNAGVTSLNGCTDQLEPNDTQATAAAIATGTNIRAQIATATDVDFYKFTTTGTNDLNIRLDSLPADYDIVLLNASGTQLGISQNSGTTPESITYGAAAAGTYYVKVYGYNGAFSNTKCYLLNVTATPVTACTDAYEPNETRTAAATIPVNTVISAQISSSTDKDWYKFTNTASQPYIEVLLTNLPADYDLVLYDANGTQLGISQNSGTTNERIVYNVGTVGTYYIQVYGYSGASSTTQCYKLAANIGSSPKQVPVAAKSDKPGDVAAKDLHGNIRLYPVPVRDVVYLELNSQHNMQQTVIITDINGKIVYNQQHRVVDGFNRLEIRLPASLKDGTYIVSTSKLHSQKFILQR; from the coding sequence ATGAAGAAAGCACTATTCATTTTATTAGGGGTTTTATTAACCTCTCCTCTTCTCAAAGCCCAGGTAAGCAAAGGCGGAAAACCCTACAGCTTTACTGCTAAGCTGGCACAACAGGATGTTAATGTTAAAACCATTTCAGCGTTACCGGTACAAAAGCTGCAGCTGGAAGATGACCAGAACCTGAAACAGGGACTGCCACTGCGTATCGGTGTCATAGCACCGGTGTCTTATTCACTTAATAATTCCGGTACCTGGACCAACCTGCCTGGAGGTGACCGTTTATGGCGCCTGAAAATACAGGTGCAGGGAGCGGTGGCTACCTCTCTCTATTACAAAGACTTCCTGTTGCCGGAAGGTGCCAGCCTGTATATTTATAATGGCGACAACACCCAGCTGATCGGAAGTTATACCAGTGCGAATAACGAAGGAACCGGCGTGTTTGCTACTGAAATACTAAGAGGAAACACCTGCGTACTGGAATACTATGAGCCTAAAGCAGCGAAAGGCAAAGGCCATTTCACTATTACTGGTGTTAATAATATCTACAGTAATAAAATCCCGGAATCAAGAACTACTTCTATTGATAAAACAGTTGGCGCTTCCGGTACCTGCGAAGTGAATGTAAACTGCCCTGAAGGTGCTAACTGGCAAAATCAGAAAAGAGCGGTGGCTAAAATATTGTTGAAACTGGGTACCAGCGCCTACCTCTGTTCCGGTTCCCTGGTCAACAATGCCCGTAAGGATTGTAAGCCTTACTTCCTTACCGCTAACCACTGCGGGTCTAACGCTTCTGCGACAGACTTCAGCCAGTGGATTTTTTATTTCAACTACGAATCCCCCACTTGCGCCAACCCAGCCAGTGAACCAGCCAGCAATACTATTACTGGTTGCGTACAACGCGCCCGTGCCGGTGAAAGTGGCAGTGTTGAAGGATCCGATTTCCAGCTGCTGGAATTTACGCAAGCTATTCCAACTTCCTACAATGTGTATTATGCCGGCTGGAATGCAGGAGCAGCAGCCAGTCCCAGTGGTGTAGGTATTCACCATCCTGCAGGCGATATTAAAAAGATATCTACCTATTCCGCTCCGGCTACAGGAGCCAACTACGGCGGTGGTGGTACAGCTCCTTATACCCACTGGCAGGCCAACTGGGTACAGACTGTAACCTCATGGGGTGTTACTGAAGGTGGTTCATCCGGTTCTCCATTGTTCAACAACTTAGGCCAGATAGTAGGCCAGTTATCCGGTGGTCCTTCCAGTTGTACAGTTGCCAACTCCAGTAAATACGACTATTACGGACAGGTGTACCGCAGCTGGACATACGGTACAGATGCGCTTCACCAGCTGAAACCCTGGCTGGACCCTGATAATACAGGGGTGCTGTCACTCAATGGTACCAACTATCCTTGTGGTGATACTACTGTTCCTACTACCTGCACAGATGTATACGAACCTAACAATTCCCTGGCCACCGCTGCCAGTATACCAACAGGAACGGATATACGTGCTACTATCGCTACCGCCACAGATACTGACTATTTTAAAGTACAGTTGTCTGATACGAGCAAACTCAATGTCGTGCTGGATAACCTCCTGGCCGACTTCGACCTCAGATTGCTCTCCGCCAGCGGAGCACAGCTGGGCATCTCCCAAAATACAGGTACTACTGCAGAATCCATTACATATAACGGTCCCGCCGGTACGTATTACCTGCAGGTATATGGAAAAAATGGCGCTCACGCTGATTCTATCTGTTACCGTTTGAATGCTGGTGTTACCAGCCTTAACGGCTGTACCGACCAGCTGGAGCCCAACGATACACAAGCCACTGCCGCCGCTATTGCAACGGGAACGAATATACGGGCACAGATCGCCACCGCTACAGATGTGGACTTCTATAAGTTTACCACTACCGGTACCAATGATCTGAACATCCGCCTCGACAGCCTTCCCGCCGACTACGACATTGTGCTGCTGAATGCTTCCGGTACCCAGCTGGGTATTTCCCAGAATAGTGGTACTACTCCCGAATCAATCACCTATGGCGCTGCCGCAGCAGGTACCTATTACGTGAAGGTATATGGTTATAACGGTGCATTCAGTAATACAAAATGTTATCTGCTCAATGTTACCGCTACACCGGTAACTGCCTGTACAGACGCATATGAACCGAATGAAACACGCACTGCTGCTGCTACCATACCCGTTAATACTGTGATCTCTGCACAGATATCTTCCTCAACGGATAAGGACTGGTATAAGTTTACCAACACTGCCAGCCAGCCATACATAGAAGTGCTGCTGACCAACCTGCCAGCTGATTACGATCTGGTATTGTATGATGCCAACGGTACACAATTGGGTATATCACAGAACTCCGGTACTACCAACGAAAGGATTGTTTATAACGTTGGTACAGTAGGTACCTATTATATACAGGTATATGGCTACAGTGGTGCATCCAGCACTACCCAGTGTTATAAACTGGCCGCTAATATCGGCAGCTCTCCCAAACAGGTACCTGTTGCCGCTAAGAGCGATAAACCCGGTGATGTAGCAGCTAAAGATCTTCATGGGAACATCCGCCTTTATCCTGTGCCGGTAAGGGATGTGGTATATCTGGAATTGAACAGTCAGCATAACATGCAACAAACAGTTATTATTACCGATATCAATGGTAAAATCGTTTACAACCAGCAACATCGTGTTGTAGATGGTTTCAACCGCCTGGAAATACGTTTGCCGGCTTCATTGAAAGATGGTACTTATATTGTTTCCACCAGCAAGTTGCATTCACAGAAATTTATTTTACAACGATAA
- a CDS encoding glycosyltransferase family A protein has protein sequence MNKEICVITFTVDRVDALIRCIKSVLLQEIPVRHIVFSENYAQLMEDKRLDFCRDTTDFFLLEGVPHRGPSSPRMAALRQHALSAVSERYVCFLDDDNEMESGHLNSLMAVMERQQVFAAYSWRSLLYNDGSQFDGMSYPWHSDEQEAYKRWQWCVEAGVMVQGQPVMRDGPVAVPDPMRLATVDMNEWLFDTAVLKQIGLDFDFSEHDLINRVGEDDKLFARIQSLHLPIAGSGMATIRYYLGGVSNYRIN, from the coding sequence ATGAATAAGGAAATCTGTGTGATAACATTTACGGTTGACAGAGTGGACGCTCTTATTCGCTGTATAAAGAGTGTTTTATTACAGGAGATTCCTGTACGACATATTGTTTTTTCAGAGAACTATGCACAGTTGATGGAAGATAAACGACTGGATTTTTGCAGAGATACCACTGATTTTTTTCTGTTGGAAGGAGTTCCTCATCGCGGGCCTTCTTCTCCGCGGATGGCCGCTCTGCGTCAGCATGCGTTATCCGCCGTTTCAGAGCGGTATGTATGTTTTCTGGATGATGATAATGAAATGGAGTCCGGTCATCTTAACAGCCTTATGGCTGTCATGGAACGGCAGCAGGTATTCGCCGCCTATTCCTGGAGATCATTGTTATACAACGATGGTAGCCAGTTTGATGGCATGTCGTATCCCTGGCATAGTGATGAGCAGGAAGCATACAAAAGATGGCAGTGGTGTGTGGAAGCCGGTGTAATGGTACAGGGGCAGCCTGTCATGCGCGACGGGCCTGTAGCTGTTCCGGACCCTATGCGGCTGGCCACCGTTGATATGAACGAATGGCTTTTTGACACCGCCGTACTGAAGCAGATAGGATTGGACTTTGATTTCAGCGAACACGATCTGATCAACCGGGTGGGAGAAGATGATAAACTATTTGCCCGTATTCAGTCACTCCACCTGCCTATCGCAGGATCGGGAATGGCCACCATCCGGTATTACCTGGGAGGTGTTTCTAACTATCGTATTAATTAA
- a CDS encoding DegT/DnrJ/EryC1/StrS family aminotransferase has translation MEQLAIHGGKPVRQQAWPRWPASSPALEEEVMQCLRSQRWTVSGFYQDQPSYEEKFARAFADFNNAAFCIPTANGTAALLCSLQALGIGPDDEVIVPGLTWVACAITVASLNAIPVMVDVDQHTLCLSPQKVEAAITERTKAIMVVHLYSAVADMGALLHISEKYNIPIIEDCAQAHGATWQGKRVGTIGAVGAFSMQQGKILTSGEGGAVVTNDQTLADKIYSIRTNARKKMNGKPSTGYMELEDAGDSFASNYCLSEISCAILFNKLQSLDQENEIRNNNRHLLRQLLGNVEGVSMTDSAPGTTSVSTYHLPLRINRSHFGNITIKALCEMLSAELGIWIHQPYIPLNKHPLYVTDDPRFAARREQLNPSRYQLPGCWEVYNTHLLLHHSMLLGNEEDINDIVNSIKKIKTIVQ, from the coding sequence ATGGAACAACTAGCTATCCACGGAGGTAAACCAGTAAGGCAGCAGGCATGGCCCCGGTGGCCGGCTTCCAGCCCTGCGCTGGAAGAAGAAGTAATGCAATGCCTGCGCAGCCAGCGATGGACAGTCAGCGGATTTTACCAGGACCAGCCCTCCTATGAAGAAAAATTTGCCCGCGCATTTGCAGACTTTAACAATGCCGCCTTCTGTATTCCAACGGCCAATGGCACGGCTGCGCTCCTCTGTTCACTTCAGGCACTGGGCATAGGCCCTGATGATGAAGTGATCGTACCCGGGCTTACATGGGTGGCCTGCGCCATCACGGTGGCCTCGCTGAATGCCATTCCCGTAATGGTCGATGTAGATCAGCATACCCTTTGTCTCTCACCGCAAAAAGTAGAAGCAGCGATAACAGAGCGTACCAAAGCTATTATGGTAGTGCATCTCTACAGTGCTGTTGCCGACATGGGCGCTTTGCTCCACATCAGTGAAAAATACAATATCCCGATTATTGAAGACTGCGCACAGGCACATGGCGCCACCTGGCAGGGAAAACGGGTAGGCACAATAGGGGCAGTAGGAGCATTCAGCATGCAGCAAGGGAAAATACTGACCTCCGGCGAAGGGGGCGCTGTTGTTACCAACGATCAGACACTGGCAGATAAGATATACAGCATACGTACCAACGCAAGAAAAAAAATGAACGGCAAACCCAGCACGGGCTACATGGAACTCGAAGACGCCGGCGACAGCTTTGCCTCCAACTATTGCCTGAGTGAAATTTCATGCGCTATCTTATTCAACAAACTGCAATCACTGGATCAGGAGAATGAGATCAGAAACAATAATCGGCATTTGCTCAGACAGCTGCTGGGTAATGTAGAAGGAGTAAGCATGACAGACAGCGCACCCGGCACCACCAGCGTCTCCACCTACCACCTTCCGCTCAGAATAAACCGCTCTCACTTCGGAAACATAACGATAAAAGCCTTATGCGAAATGCTCAGTGCAGAACTGGGCATCTGGATTCATCAGCCTTATATTCCACTGAATAAACACCCTTTGTATGTAACGGATGATCCGCGGTTTGCCGCCCGCAGGGAACAGCTGAATCCTTCCAGATACCAGCTACCCGGCTGTTGGGAAGTATATAATACCCATTTGCTGCTTCATCATTCCATGCTACTGGGGAATGAAGAGGATATCAACGATATAGTAAATAGTATTAAAAAAATAAAAACCATCGTGCAATGA
- a CDS encoding UDP-N-acetylglucosamine 2-epimerase produces MKYTIQNPSCAGMMEAAIEKAMDLKRPLYLPIIATKPCFIKMASLIQSMTQQDLPFLLVNSNQHYDQLLTAQIDELGYKQQIGANLYSNGRDFNERIITMCQSVTDFLSVLATYTEKPDIIPVVSGDTFSAGILPQLFYFSAGARSVHVEAGLRSYGPADKNRWQEGNVLHQAGWDWARYVNDPFPEGMDSRLASISSELLLAPVKRNMDNLLYEGYVAENIMVTGSLSSDAVELMKKFTHTEDFLDRYPFLSGKKWLRVDLHRRENLIPDRLMAVLSGIAKLSREGMNILLVKSNAMMAAIHQFGLEEQLGATEKAGVKICELWPSYLDVISFMLSDYCLGLYTDSGGLQEEAHILRVPCLTLRYSTDRPETILDAGGNLLLPPVSEKFICHNTLNAFDNTSRWAHQDSDNIYGNKVADLIVEKLKHYTPQYNAARRMLTY; encoded by the coding sequence ATGAAATATACAATACAAAACCCCAGCTGCGCAGGCATGATGGAGGCCGCCATCGAAAAAGCGATGGACCTGAAACGCCCCCTGTATCTTCCCATCATTGCCACCAAACCCTGCTTCATCAAAATGGCAAGTCTGATACAGTCAATGACGCAGCAAGACCTCCCCTTCCTGCTGGTAAACAGTAACCAGCATTATGATCAGCTGCTGACAGCACAGATTGACGAACTTGGTTATAAACAGCAGATTGGTGCTAATTTATATTCCAATGGTCGTGATTTTAATGAACGGATCATCACGATGTGTCAATCTGTAACTGACTTCCTGAGCGTGCTCGCAACATATACAGAAAAGCCTGATATCATTCCGGTTGTATCCGGAGATACCTTTTCCGCGGGTATACTACCACAATTGTTTTATTTCTCGGCGGGAGCACGGAGTGTTCATGTGGAAGCAGGGCTACGCTCCTATGGCCCGGCAGACAAGAACAGATGGCAGGAAGGCAACGTGTTGCATCAGGCCGGATGGGACTGGGCCCGGTATGTAAATGATCCTTTCCCGGAAGGAATGGATTCCAGACTCGCCAGCATCAGCTCTGAATTACTGCTCGCCCCTGTGAAGAGAAATATGGACAATCTGCTGTATGAAGGATATGTTGCAGAAAATATTATGGTGACAGGATCATTGAGCAGTGATGCAGTGGAATTAATGAAAAAATTTACGCATACAGAAGATTTCCTGGACCGTTATCCTTTTTTATCAGGGAAAAAATGGCTCCGGGTAGACCTGCATCGCCGGGAAAACCTCATTCCCGACAGGCTGATGGCCGTTCTCAGCGGCATCGCTAAACTAAGCAGGGAAGGGATGAATATATTGCTGGTAAAATCCAATGCTATGATGGCCGCCATTCATCAGTTTGGGTTGGAAGAACAACTCGGGGCTACCGAAAAGGCAGGCGTTAAAATATGTGAACTATGGCCTTCCTATCTTGATGTTATATCGTTTATGCTTTCCGACTATTGCCTGGGGCTTTATACAGACAGTGGAGGACTGCAGGAAGAAGCACATATACTCCGTGTTCCCTGCCTTACCTTACGATATTCAACAGACCGTCCTGAAACCATACTGGATGCCGGCGGTAACCTTTTACTTCCTCCGGTTTCGGAAAAATTTATCTGTCACAATACCCTTAACGCCTTTGACAACACTTCCCGCTGGGCTCATCAGGACTCTGACAATATTTATGGAAACAAGGTGGCCGATTTAATCGTGGAGAAATTAAAACATTACACTCCGCAATATAATGCGGCCAGGAGAATGCTCACCTATTAG
- a CDS encoding 3-dehydroquinate synthase family protein, protein MNISTIADPGTRTITFPFGNAETTIRLGHEILADELKMITTYCTEAIIIADQYVNELWYNEVYAILSAILPVRIYAIDATEKEKTLSTVSRLLEAIMATAPSRSCAIISFGGGLTGNVAGVISGLLFRGVQLIHIPTTLLAMSDAILSQKQAVNGPVSKNSFGLYHKAALNIIDIKYLATLDLLHLHGGIIEIVKNCLAFDPHAIVDLSNILQSPLVPGKLMKLVEMGILQKRGLLQQDPHEKEIGIILEYGHTVGHSLELNTHQLFHGQAVGLGMLAAAYIAQRRGWISEAAVIQHVELLRLCECPLRIAAQTDIEKVMQSVKSDNKKGKIMHTPEETPMVLLDSIGSVKVNQGSYLVPVHLAEIADALSVLKTDYFETLSR, encoded by the coding sequence ATGAACATATCCACCATTGCTGATCCGGGAACCAGGACAATCACCTTTCCCTTTGGCAACGCCGAAACAACCATCAGGCTTGGTCATGAGATCCTGGCAGACGAACTTAAAATGATAACAACCTATTGTACCGAAGCCATCATCATAGCTGACCAGTATGTAAATGAACTATGGTACAATGAAGTGTATGCGATTCTTTCTGCCATACTACCTGTTCGGATATACGCTATCGATGCAACCGAAAAGGAGAAAACACTTTCCACTGTTTCCCGGCTGCTGGAAGCCATCATGGCCACTGCCCCCTCACGCTCCTGCGCCATCATCTCTTTTGGTGGAGGCCTTACCGGTAATGTAGCAGGGGTCATATCAGGCTTGTTATTCAGAGGTGTTCAGCTGATACATATTCCTACTACCCTGCTCGCGATGTCAGATGCGATACTTTCCCAGAAACAGGCTGTCAACGGTCCCGTTTCCAAAAACAGCTTCGGCCTCTATCACAAAGCGGCACTCAATATTATCGACATCAAGTATCTCGCCACCCTGGACCTGTTACATCTTCATGGTGGAATTATTGAAATTGTCAAGAACTGCCTGGCCTTTGATCCACACGCTATTGTTGACCTGTCTAATATTTTGCAATCACCTCTGGTACCCGGAAAACTCATGAAGCTGGTAGAAATGGGGATTCTGCAAAAACGGGGATTACTGCAACAAGACCCTCATGAGAAAGAAATCGGTATCATCCTGGAATATGGCCATACTGTTGGCCACAGCCTGGAACTGAATACCCATCAGCTTTTCCATGGTCAGGCTGTAGGACTGGGCATGCTGGCAGCAGCATACATCGCACAACGCAGAGGATGGATAAGTGAAGCAGCGGTGATACAACACGTAGAACTGCTGCGGCTCTGTGAATGCCCTTTACGGATTGCCGCACAAACAGATATTGAAAAGGTAATGCAGTCGGTGAAATCAGATAATAAAAAAGGAAAAATCATGCACACACCTGAAGAAACGCCTATGGTACTACTGGACAGTATCGGATCGGTAAAGGTGAACCAGGGAAGTTATCTGGTGCCTGTGCATTTAGCCGAAATAGCCGATGCGCTGTCGGTTTTAAAGACGGATTACTTTGAAACACTTTCCCGGTAA